The proteins below come from a single Puniceicoccaceae bacterium genomic window:
- a CDS encoding beta-eliminating lyase-related protein: MKHRNFASDNNAGMSPEALRGLLEANLHHAPAYGDDPTTERAKRVLEIWFERPCGVYFVAGGTSANSLAIAASIRNYQSVICHEWAHIQNDECHAPGFFLPGIQLRPLPGPNGQLQPESIAPVFEQSHGVHGTLPGLVSITQCTEGGTLYPLAAIEELADTA, encoded by the coding sequence ATGAAACACCGCAATTTCGCCAGCGACAACAACGCAGGCATGAGTCCTGAGGCCTTGCGCGGCTTGCTCGAAGCCAATCTGCACCACGCACCCGCCTATGGGGACGATCCGACAACCGAACGCGCTAAACGCGTGCTTGAAATCTGGTTCGAGCGCCCCTGTGGCGTGTACTTCGTCGCGGGTGGGACCTCTGCCAACAGCCTTGCCATCGCTGCATCCATCCGCAATTACCAATCGGTGATCTGTCACGAATGGGCGCACATCCAGAATGACGAATGTCATGCACCGGGTTTCTTCCTGCCCGGAATTCAACTACGCCCATTACCAGGACCCAACGGGCAGTTGCAGCCCGAATCCATTGCACCGGTCTTCGAACAATCCCACGGAGTGCATGGCACCCTTCCCGGACTGGTCAGCATCACGCAATGCACGGAAGGGGGCACGCTCTACCCGCTCGCGGCAATTGAAGAGCTGGCGGATACCGCGCA